A region of the Haematobia irritans isolate KBUSLIRL chromosome 5, ASM5000362v1, whole genome shotgun sequence genome:
tggttgttagagaccatatactaacaccatgtaccaaatttcagcaagatcggatgaactttacttctcttagcggcctcgcaagccaaatcgggggatcggtttatatgggggatatatataattatagaccgatgtggaccaatttttgcatggttgttagagaccatatactaacaccacgttccaaaattgaaccggatccgatgaaatttccttctctttgaggcttcgcaagccaaatctggagatcggtttatatggggtctatatataattatggaccgatgtggaccaatttttgcatgtttcttAAAGACCATATAGCATGGAGTTtacagaccatattctaacaccatgtaccaaatttcagtcggatcggatgaaatttgcttctcatagaggctccgcaagccaaatcggggtatcggtttatatgggggctccatataattatggaccgatatggaccaatttttgcatgtttcttaaagaccatataccaacaccatgtaccaaatttcaggcggatcggatgaaatttgcttctcatagaggttccacaagcaaaatcgggatattggtttatatgggggctctatataattatggactgatgtagaccaatttttgcatagttgttagggacaatatacttacaccatataccaaatttcatcggataaaatttgcttctcttagaggctccgcaaaccaaatgtggggatcgatttatatgagggctatatataattatgggccgatgtcaaccaattttcccatggttatgagagaccatatactaacaccatgtaccaaatttcaaccgatcggatgaattttgctcctccaagaggctccgcaagccaaatctaagcgtcgatttatatgggggctatacgtaaaagtggtccgatacggcccatttgcaatactatctgacctacatcaataacaactacttgtgccaagtttaaagtcgatagctggtttcgttcggaagttagcgtgatttcaacagacggaaggacggacggacatgcttacatggactctgaatttcaccacaacccagaatatatatactttatggggtcttagagcaatgtttcgatgtgttacccacatcctatggtgggtataaaataataatgattgaagaggaaaccaacaataacaaaaataaaacattttatagaaattatgaaTAAACAAGGAAATAATTGGGAATGTTGTAAATGCTagacatttttttgtatcatcttgttaaaaaaaaaaaaataaataaataacaatatgccactaaaaaaattaacatacatTGTTTATCGATATTGTAATTAAGTTGGGCTAGTCTAGTCACTGCATGCGAGTTATCAAAAATTAATCATGTTATAGTTTCTATTACACCAGATATACATGGGGAAAATGCAAACAAGATATTCATGATGTACAAAGCATGTTCAATTATATACATCGAGATAATAAAAACAATGAGACACTCTTATAAAAAGGTCTCATTTGTAGAGACAACAAGCCATTgcatcaaaaaatgttttccttcaaagtgataattgtgtcaattttGTGGTTTGCTGTGAGTGAAGGAGAAGAGGtaattattaaaacaaattccaaatcattttttagaacaatttaaaataattactgTGCATTTGCTATATGCAGAAAACCTGGACATATGAATTAGTAAGTGTTGAGTCAGCAAGTAGTAACCCCGCCATTGCCGATATTTCTGTAAAGGAGAAAAGGATACGACGTGGCCTATATGCCTTTAGTGGTTTTTTGGATTTCAAAACCGATCTGTATGATACCTCATTAATCGATGTAAAGGTCTATCGCAGTTCTACTGAGCGAGATGAAGACTATCAGATAACACCATTCgttatcgaaaatgaaattcttacaaattttataaatttccatTATAAAGCTTACATTATGGAAGCCATTAAGGAGTGTGCACCAAGTGCCCCGCAATATGGAGGTGATTACGAATTTGCAGCCCCATTTGAGAAAGTACGCATTGATGTGAATGAATGTGGTGTACCCACCGATGGATTTCCCAATATAATGGAATATGGTTTGTATAAAATTGAAGCTCATTTGCGTAACGAAATTGACATGTATTTTAAAATTGTAGTCAGATTGATGTCACCATATTGATTTtgagtaaaacaaaaaatcgaaatttaaaattaaaacattaaattataCTTTAAGAATAATATTGTGTTTTTGTATATTTATGCACTGTATGTATATGAACAATTGTATGAaacccataaaaaaaaatcatatttaattaaatgaccACAATTGCACCATAAAAAACCGCATGACTTTAGATTACTGTAGGCTCATTAAATGGCAATGAATTAAAAACTGAGTGGCTGTAGGTATTATCATAGTGACTGTTGACAAAGCAGTTATCCTTCAATGAGTAACCTGTACTGCAATGAACTTGAAATATTAAGGTTTAATGGTTCGAATGTAATTACAAACATAATGAAGACCAAATCTTTCATTTTGAAATAGTTTAGtataaattgaaatatataacaaaatgtcGTGGTCCTTAAGTTTAACAACATTTGCGACAGTGGTGGATATGaactatccagcaaaaaaaaaagagcttccaaaaaagtagtttcgatccccaatttgtgaaccGGAAGTGGTGCGAACCTGGATCAtcttcaatgaattttacatggacttgtcattgtCGAGGTcacttatctctatagaaaatataggacAGAagaactccatttttggatcctttgcattggttTAGAAGTTGTGCTTTGGAAGTTCATTAGGATGAaggaattacaaaaaaaaaaaaaaaaaaaaaaagccatttttccaatttcacttttttatttttatcagtatattttgttacacttttattttcttattatctaatttttacaaattgaaaaatttcttcgcttccaccgggggttgaccctgggtctgttggcaccataacagaagacCTTAGACCACTCAGCcataaacgccattgaacacgatgcatcaaaacgtctattcaaatgtgtgTGATATGAACCAAATATGACACCAccacatgacattctaactacttcctgagatgttccttattattatgaatgaaaacaaaaagaacggtgcttcaaatctcaccagccgcaatttttttttattaaatatttttctaaaataaatatttttttatgttatacattgtttttttttcggcatatatttttgtataaatatatttgtatacccttcaccataggatggggggtatattaactttgtcattccgtttgtaacacatcgaaatattgctctaagaccccatatggtatatatattgtgggtcgtggtgaaattcaaagtcgatctaagcatgtccgtccgtctgtccgtctgttgaaatcacgctaacttccgaacgaaaaaagctatcgactttaaacttggcactagtagttgttatttatgtaggttggatggtattgcaaatcggaccacttttacgtatagcccctatataaaccgatgctcaaattttaactccggagcctcttggaagagcaaaattctcccgatccggttgaaatttggtacgtggtgaaatttgatacattgcgctagtatttgGCCGCTAACTACCATGCCAAAatgtgtccatatcggtctatagttatatatagccgatccccaaaaataatctaccaaaattttatttctatagaaaatattgtcaaaattttgttactatagaaaagatggtcaaaattttataactatagaaaattttgccaaatttgtattactatacaaaattaagtcaagcttttatttttatagaaaattttgacaaaattttatttctatagaaaattttgttaaaattttattactaacatatacaaagttttgtcaagatttgaattccgtagaaaattttgtcaaaattttattgctatagaaaattttgtcaaaattttatttctatagaaaattttgtcaaactgaattatatacgtatttaatcgcctttttataccctccaccataggatggggggtatattaactttgtcattccgtttgttacacatcgaaatattgctctaagaccccataaagtacactgttaggaaaatatgtttttcatatgttccgatataaacaaaatgtgtttcgggcacaattttaaaacacaatatatttaagtgcaaacatgtaatgttcctaaactaacactaaacgtttgggacatctatgttaatatgttagaatatattatgtttggggcatgaatgtttcataaaaatcatatgtgtgactgcaaacatatataaatttacaaatttcgactaaacatacatatgttgtgatattttattcaaagcgacagagagagagtatagagaaagaaatagatatggaaaccgggagagttgacgaaagatatcaacataacacagcgaaagaatcaaaagagaacaatttctgtggaaccgcttgtatgttgtttcggaaaactgttttatgataaggccaaaaatttgatattcttaagtccaaatattatttaatttgaataaagagaatagacattcggaaccaagagaatagacatttgaaaaacaaacagcacatgttttcgccttgaaagaagcattttatgtatgtgttttgtttatcattttggcattatgggcacaatttttttcttggttcgttaaaagaaatcaggggtcttcataagaataacgaaagggcactatactctttttagagttgggacagtaaaatgatataaggaggaaatagtgaaaaattacacagtaaaatgtataaaaacaaagtttagttcctctttattaataagtagtccacgaggagttgacggacactttcaaatataaaagcgggcattaagttcgaattttgcagctaaaacaatttaaaaagtttattttctttaaaatgaattattaaaaaaaataaaaggcatttaagagcgatggtgttaaatgctagtaaaaaactgttcacgcctaaataaatttatgtttatattataaaattaattatttatgtttatactcgtctccaccttcttcttttgttagagtttttgaattccttccaaaatttaaagttttgtaccaaaaacagttttttgttacaaaatttttatttttgcaataaaaaataatattttatccaaaaatcagtcaatttcgtttatatcaagcactgttactgactataaatctttaataacgcacatttcgatgtttcattataaaaatttaatatagtaaaaatataagtgtgtaaattaaaaaagaaaatgttcggtcggagggattgaacccatgaccctttgcatgcaagacagacatgctaaccactgctccacgtggcaaacaaatgtatgtttctgttaaataatgttgtgTTTGCATGggatcgtgggcgctgcaaactatgctatataaatgtaacttataacgatattttTCTACTGGTTActgtaacagctacgtagcccagtggatagtgtgttggcttacaaactgtatggtcctcggttcgattctccgtgcaggcgaaaggtaaaatttaaaaaaaattataaaagtgaataatttcttcaacattatttgtattacagaaaaaggtgccaagaactaaaatatttcgtggaaatgaatattacgagtatgttaggcaatgagcacaatcttctttgggaaaaattcttccaagcatataatatttttggcctcaaaatgcttccaaacgtataatatgttcacataaaacaaacatattaatgtttcggcagtatccaataatatatgtgcttcctgcaaaatatgtttggaacatatgttaaagaagcgatttttttggagggtgtatatatattctgggttgtggtgaaattctgtgtcgatctgagcatgtctgtccgtccgtctgtccgtctgttgaaatcacgctaacttccgaacgaaacaagctatcgacttgaaacttggcacaagtagttgttattgatggaggtcggatggtattgcaaatgggccatatcggaccacttttacgtacagcccccatataaagcgacgctcagatttagcttgcggagattcttggaggagcaaaattcatccgatccggttgaaatttcgtacatggtgttagtataagatctctcaaaaaccatgcaaaaattggtccaaatcggtcaataattatatatagcccccgtataaaccgatccccagatttggcttgcggagcctctacgagaagcaaatttcatccaatccggctgaaatttggtacatggtgttagcatatggtctctaacaaccatgcaaaaattggtccatatcggtccataattatatatagcccccatataaaccgattcccagatatggcttgcggagcctctaagagaaccaaatttcatccgatccggctgaaatttggtacttgctctaagaccccataaagtatatatattctgggttgtggtgaaattctgtgtcgatctgagcatgtctgtccgtccgtctgttgaaatcacgctaatttccgaaagaaacaagctatcgacttgaaacttggcacaagtagttgttattgatggaggtcgtatggtattgcaaatgggccatatcggaccacttttacgtatagcccccatataaaccgacgctcagatttggtttgcggagattcttggaggagcaaaattcatccgatccggttgaagtttcgtacatggtgttagtataagatctctcaaaaccatgcaaaaattggtccaaatcggtcaataattatatatagcccccatataaaccgatccccagatttggcttgcggagcctctacgagaagcaaatttcatccaatccggctgaaatttggtacatggtgttagcatatggtctctaacaaccatgcaaaaattggtccatatcggtccataattatatatagcccccatataaaccgattcccagatttggcttgcggagcctctaagagaaccaaatttcatccgatctggctgaaatttggtacttggtgtaagtatatggtctctaatgaccatgaaaaaattggtcaacatcggtccataattatatatagccgccatataaaccgatcaccagatttgacctccgaagcctcttggaaggccaaaactcatctgattcagttcaaatttggtacgtggtgttaatatatggcctcaaacacccatgcaaaaattggtcgaaatcggtccataattatatataggccacatataaaccgatccccagatttgacctccggtaccttatggagaagcaaaattcatccgatctggtggaaatttggtacgtggtggtagtatatgatatttaacaaccacggcaaaagtggtccatatcagtccataatcatatatagctcccatataaaccgatcccgagatttggttttggatcctcttggaggagcaaatttcatccgagtcagttgaaatttggtatattttgctAGAATAaggccgttaaaaaccatgcctatctaggtccatatcggtctatagttatatatagccctcagataaattgatccccaatcacataaaaattggtccatatcaaatttataattgtatatagcccccacataagcgacctccatatttcaattctggctctctacgtatcgtacaaaaagtccatatcgattcgtaattatttgtagacttacctatacaaaactgttttgtctaatatatataccacgtatggactaactcacaatttacaaaacgacgttaagaagttttaagataccacaacccaagtaattcgattgtggatgacattctttcgttgaagtttctacgcaatccatggtggagggtacataagattcggcctgcccgaacttacggccgtatataattgtttttgtttaatatataccccgtatggtctaacttacaattgataagacggtgttaaaaagcttcaagatatcttgccatcggcaagtgttaccgcaacccaagtaattcgattgtggatgacagtctttagtacaagtttctatgcaatccattttgtagggtacataagattcgcctggccgaacttacggccatacggtcacttgtttccattaaaaatcaacaaaagatTAAACATTattgtaatttgcaaaaccttctcagaaGAATTTCCATggtagtgaaaaagtcaaacgaatatttgttttacttttttattgattttatattcttatttgcgaaatttaattgtccaaaacttaaattttcacttaaatcggcctaattccgtacgcgtccaaaagaactgcatcggaagtctaaaaaaattgatggcGATTTCGGGatgtgctttaaaagaaatgtttgtggaatacGTTCCAATTTTAATGCTGGGTAATACTGATGGATAATGTTCATACATTATGCTGTATTGACTTGCTGTCTGAAATATTCTTCTAAATTCTTAGTAATGATGTAATTTAGTCTGTTCATCTTATAACggcaaaaaacaaataagtaaaatctatatggaagctatatataaatctgaaccgatgtcaatcaaAATTCCATATCTAGAACGTTAATTCAACTCACAGTACAAAATGTAAAGAAATTTATGGCAAAACTCCAActtatggggccatataagtgtatatcgggccaaagatacatatgggagcttgatctaaatctgaactgatttcaaccaaattcggtacacTTTACGATACTAGCAATTGCACTCTTTGTAAAGTAAATcaggcttctggggccacatTCTTAGATATCgtgcgtaagatatatatgagagctatatctaaaaccgatttcttccaaaatcagtagggttctattttgacccacaacacatacttgtgccaaattttgacctagactttgtttacaaaaatgtgttctcagacagacggacggacggacggacggacatggctagatcgactcagggaccgaccctgggcaatattgccaaagacatcatatgtctatctcctctccttctgggtgttgcaaacatatgtactaacttatattaCCTTGCTACACAGtgcggcgcagggtataaaaaaaatattggtttcaaaatttataaatattatagAGATGACAAGGGACATAATCTGCATACTATTGTAATACAGTCACAATTTACATAAGTGAGTCGGTTTGACTTTTGAATTCATGGCACATTGCCAACGAAAAAATGCCAAGAAATGGAGAATTGAATTTCGAATATtgtccgtttttgaaaacaatagaCTCAAAGCTAAACTTTTCTGATGTAGTCGAAATATACAGGGAAAGTGGAAGAAACTGAGTAAATGAATATAGAGTacgtgatttttcgatatcagtTGGAGGCTTTTCAGAAAGatttctgatttacttgaaatttactggGAACGAAAAAATGTTCCGATTTCCTTGAAATCTGCAAGATTGTCCTTCTATGGGAACAGACTTTTGAATTTCGAATATCGTCCCTTTTTTAAAACAGACTAAAATCTAAACTTCTCTGATGTAGTTGAAATGCAGGGGAAGTGGAAGGATCTGAGTAAATGAATATAGAGTACGTGGTTTTTCGATATCAGTTGGAGgattttcagaaagttttcttatttacttgaaatttacgatAGCGAGTGACACCTCCtccttgtccgttttttttaagCGAAAAAATTTTCCGATTCCCTTTTAAATGTTTAGGGAAGGTAGAGGGGTGTCCTTGTATGCGAACAtactttttaaagtaaagaacttGAATTTACATGTATTTTTATTCCgtacaaaacattaaaaaaaaatgttttccatacaAGAGGAAGAAACAAGCGTACTTCATGTTTTGTGCCAGAAAGGGGACTTCCGCAGAATATACCATTTAAAAGGGGTCTCCAATTTATTTTGTGATTTGATAACTTCATGTTAATAATTCTAATAATAGTAGTAATCATTTACTAATTagattcaacaaatttgaaaatttcgttcGTTGATTCAGCAATAAAAACTGTCAAATATCGAATAACtaattatgtgttttttttttgtactgggATAACCATAAACTTCcctcaaattttaagaaatttggcgAACTTTTCTTCAAGTTTCAAAATGGGGAGGTTTCCATCCACGAGCACATATCAAAAAATaaggtagcggatctttgtctggaCGCCACCCCCAATCTTTCCTGGAAAATTCAAGGAAATCGGAAAACGttggcccaattttcaaaaagtctgtAAAATCGGAGGATCTCTTCCCCGAACAGATATCAACAAATGTTTCACCCCATGATCACTCTCTacgttctctgaaaatttccaataaagcgGTTCATCCGGTTTCGAACTTACCCggaatttatgtgaaattttggtacTGGACCAATTTCTCATCACCCATTAAAGACCTATCTACCCATATTAGTTCTTGATTTCAATTGGTCTgaatttgtcttaaatttcaCACTTTCGATTTTCTTGTTGTTCTGCTTTGTTTTCCTTTTATATATGAACGACTAGTAATCATTACGAACATAAGCGCCATTTTGCCCAGAACaccgtacaatggttagcatgcccgccttgcttacacaaggtcgtgggtttgattcctgctacgaccgaacgccaaaaaatttttcagcggtggattatcccacctcagtaatgctggtgacatttctgagggtttcaaagcttctctaagaggtttcactggaatgtggaacgccgttcggactcgactataaaaaagaggtcccttgtcattgagcttaacatggaatatgacagcactcagtgctaagagagaagttcaccactgtggtatcacaatggactgaatagtctaaatgagcctgatacatcgggctgccacataacctaaccaaaccttgCCCAGAACACCTGTTATGgcgtaaaaaataatattaaatgaaaTCTGCAATAATATCGGGTATTGACTTTCGGTGATAGTTCTTTTGTATGAGACGTTCCACAAAAAAGAGTTTCAAAAGAGTCTTTAGTTGATTGAtggtcaaaaatttcataaaactaCATCTTAGAGttcaaaaaaattgccaataattatatacgtaGATAAATCCctactttaaataaaaacaggtatatacggccgtaagttcggccaggccgaatattttgtaccctccaccatggattgcgtagtcttctactaaagactgtcatccacaatcgagttacttgggttgcggtaacacttgccgatggcaaggtatcttaaaacttcttaacaacgtcttctaaattgtaagttagtccatacggagtatatatttaaaaaaatgccaattaaatcgtatataattcagtttgacaaaattttctatagaaataaaattttgaaaaaattttctatagaaataaaattttaacaaaattttctatagaaataaaattttgacaaaattttctatagaaataaaattttgacaaaattttctaaagaaataaaattttgacaaaattttctacagaaattaaatgttgacaaaattttctatagaaataaaattttgacaacactttttatagaaaaaatattttggtagattatttttggcgatatggaccaatttttgtgtgattggcgatcggctatatataactatagaccgttatggaccaattgttgcatggctgttagcggccatatactagtgccaagtaccaaatttcaaccgaatgggatgaattttgctcctccaagaggttccggaggccaaatctggtgaccaatttatatgaggactatatataattatggaccgatatggaataatttttgcattgttgttagaaaccatatactaacacccgtaccaagtttcaaccgaatcggatgaattttgctcctctaagaggctccggaggtcaaatctggggatcaatttatatgagggctatacagtaatccctcgatttacgtagtctcggtttacgttgttccGATTTAtgtcgtaaaattttttgttccatcaaacttcgaATTACGCCGTCGATTTTTTGGCCACTTTaccagaaacgccttccata
Encoded here:
- the LOC142238864 gene encoding uncharacterized protein LOC142238864, with the translated sequence MFSFKVIIVSILWFAVSEGEEKTWTYELVSVESASSNPAIADISVKEKRIRRGLYAFSGFLDFKTDLYDTSLIDVKVYRSSTERDEDYQITPFVIENEILTNFINFHYKAYIMEAIKECAPSAPQYGGDYEFAAPFEKVRIDVNECGVPTDGFPNIMEYGLYKIEAHLRNEIDMYFKIVVRLMSPY